Proteins co-encoded in one Arthrobacter alpinus genomic window:
- a CDS encoding citrate synthase, translated as MSDSTSASLRYDGGELELPLIEAVEGNAGYDVSKLLKTTGAVTYDPGFVNTAATTSAITYIDGDEGILRYRGYPIEELAEHSSFLEVSYLLIYGNLPTAAELDKFDQRIRRHTMLHEDLKGFFGGFPRDAHPMPVLSSAVSALSTFYQDSLDPFDDEQVEMATIRMMAKLPVLAAYAHKKSIGQPMLYPDNSMGLVENFLRLSFGLPAEPYEMDPVVVKALDLLLILHADHEQNCSTSTVRLVGSANANMFASVSAGINALFGPLHGGANEAVLNMLRQIQASGEPVEKFVERVKNKEDGVKLMGFGHRVYKNYDPRAKIVKATAHEILEKLGGNDELLAIAMRLEEVALTDEYFISRKLYPNVDFYTGLIYKAMGFPEKMFTVLFAIGRLPGWIAQWREMMKDPATKIGRPRQLYIGEPERMYPSR; from the coding sequence ATGTCTGATTCCACGAGCGCATCGCTGCGCTATGACGGCGGAGAACTTGAACTTCCGCTCATCGAAGCCGTAGAAGGCAATGCCGGCTACGATGTGTCCAAGTTGTTGAAGACCACCGGTGCTGTCACCTACGACCCCGGCTTCGTCAACACGGCAGCCACGACCTCCGCGATCACCTACATTGACGGTGACGAAGGCATCCTGCGCTACCGCGGCTATCCCATCGAAGAGCTGGCCGAGCACTCCAGCTTCCTGGAAGTGTCCTACCTGCTCATTTACGGGAACCTGCCCACAGCAGCCGAGCTGGATAAGTTTGACCAGCGCATCCGCCGCCACACCATGCTGCACGAAGACCTCAAGGGCTTCTTTGGCGGTTTCCCCCGCGACGCGCACCCCATGCCGGTGCTCTCTTCGGCCGTCTCGGCCCTGTCCACGTTCTACCAGGACTCCCTGGACCCGTTTGACGACGAGCAGGTCGAAATGGCCACGATCCGCATGATGGCCAAGCTGCCGGTTCTGGCTGCCTACGCCCACAAGAAGTCCATTGGGCAGCCCATGCTGTACCCAGACAACTCCATGGGCCTCGTGGAGAACTTCCTGCGTCTGAGCTTTGGCCTGCCGGCCGAGCCGTACGAGATGGACCCGGTAGTAGTCAAGGCCCTTGACCTGTTGCTGATCCTGCACGCTGACCACGAGCAGAACTGCTCCACCTCCACTGTGCGCCTGGTGGGTAGCGCCAATGCCAACATGTTCGCCTCGGTTTCTGCCGGCATCAACGCCCTCTTCGGCCCACTGCACGGTGGCGCCAACGAGGCTGTGCTGAACATGCTCCGTCAGATTCAAGCCAGCGGCGAGCCGGTTGAGAAGTTCGTCGAGCGCGTGAAGAACAAGGAAGACGGGGTCAAGCTCATGGGCTTCGGCCACCGCGTCTACAAGAACTACGATCCCCGCGCCAAGATCGTCAAGGCCACGGCCCACGAAATCTTGGAGAAGCTCGGCGGCAACGACGAACTCCTCGCCATCGCCATGCGCCTGGAAGAAGTAGCCCTGACGGATGAATACTTCATCTCCCGCAAGCTCTACCCCAACGTGGACTTCTACACCGGCCTGATCTACAAGGCCATGGGCTTCCCTGAGAAGATGTTCACGGTCCTGTTTGCCATTGGCCGCCTGCCGGGCTGGATTGCCCAGTGGCGCGAAATGATGAAGGACCCGGCCACCAAGATTGGCCGTCCGCGCCAGTTGTACATTGGCGAGCCGGAGCGCATGTACCCCTCGCGGTAA
- a CDS encoding TetR/AcrR family transcriptional regulator: MPKIVNADDRRELVADAVFRVVRESGLAQASLRNVAAEARLALGSVRHYFDNQAELMEFAFRLNSERIHLRALDKLEVLEDEALPADGEALLEKCAEVLEELLPLDAARSADAVVHMEFMLDARTNTTLVDAAQDDYRATGAVVGRVVMQLMESSLAVPGLVPVDEAERLIGLLDGLSLRMVLQPAWAAPEQGQATLRRHLASLLGA, from the coding sequence GTGCCGAAAATTGTAAATGCGGATGACCGCCGTGAGCTTGTTGCCGATGCCGTATTCCGAGTTGTGCGGGAGAGTGGTCTGGCACAAGCGTCGCTACGTAATGTGGCTGCCGAGGCGCGGCTGGCGCTGGGCTCTGTGCGGCACTACTTCGACAACCAAGCGGAGCTCATGGAATTCGCTTTCCGGCTCAACTCGGAGCGGATTCACCTGCGGGCTCTGGATAAGTTGGAAGTACTCGAAGACGAAGCGTTACCCGCCGACGGCGAAGCCTTGTTGGAGAAGTGCGCAGAGGTCCTGGAAGAACTGCTTCCCCTTGACGCGGCACGTAGCGCCGACGCCGTGGTGCATATGGAGTTCATGCTCGATGCCCGCACCAACACAACGCTCGTAGACGCTGCACAGGACGATTACCGTGCCACTGGCGCCGTGGTGGGCCGGGTGGTCATGCAGCTGATGGAAAGCTCGCTGGCCGTGCCCGGGTTGGTCCCCGTAGATGAAGCGGAACGTCTCATTGGTTTGCTGGACGGACTGAGCCTGCGCATGGTCTTGCAGCCCGCCTGGGCAGCCCCTGAGCAGGGGCAGGCCACACTGCGCCGCCACCTGGCTTCCCTGCTCGGCGCCTGA
- the dapD gene encoding 2,3,4,5-tetrahydropyridine-2,6-dicarboxylate N-succinyltransferase — protein MTETELLTDRSAHGFGLATIADSGAVLDVWFPAPALGTGTDVLGLTPEASEELTALAQNGTDTDRGVTQSVVFAQINLDAEPADAADAYLRLHLLSHRLVTPNSINLDGIFGKLSNVVWTNFGPAAVEGFEMTRAKLRRRGTVTVFSVDKFPRMVDYVVPAGVRIGDADRVRLGAHLAEGTTVMHEGFVNFNAGTLGTSMVEGRISAGVVVGDGTDVGGGASIMGTLSGGGRERVALGERVLLGANSGVGISIGHDSVVEAGLYVTAGTRVRVLGPKNDDGEETTVIVKASELSGVPNLLFRRNSTSGGVEVLPRHGTTVALNESLHAN, from the coding sequence ATGACTGAAACTGAGCTGCTGACAGACCGTTCCGCCCATGGCTTTGGGCTTGCCACAATTGCCGATTCCGGCGCTGTGCTCGATGTCTGGTTCCCGGCGCCTGCACTCGGCACGGGAACGGATGTCTTGGGCCTGACCCCTGAAGCCAGCGAAGAGCTCACAGCCTTGGCGCAAAATGGCACCGACACCGATCGTGGCGTCACCCAAAGCGTGGTGTTCGCCCAGATCAACCTCGACGCCGAACCCGCCGACGCAGCCGACGCTTACCTCCGCCTGCACCTGCTCTCACACCGGCTGGTAACGCCCAACAGCATCAACTTGGATGGCATCTTCGGCAAGCTGAGCAACGTGGTCTGGACCAACTTCGGACCGGCCGCCGTTGAAGGATTTGAAATGACCCGGGCCAAGCTGCGCCGCCGCGGAACCGTCACGGTATTCTCCGTGGATAAGTTCCCGCGCATGGTGGACTACGTGGTTCCGGCCGGTGTCCGCATTGGCGACGCAGACCGTGTCCGTCTGGGCGCTCACCTCGCCGAAGGCACCACTGTCATGCATGAAGGATTCGTGAACTTCAATGCAGGTACCTTGGGCACTTCCATGGTGGAAGGCCGCATCTCCGCTGGAGTAGTTGTGGGCGATGGCACCGACGTTGGCGGCGGCGCCTCCATCATGGGCACCTTATCCGGTGGCGGCCGCGAGCGAGTGGCACTGGGCGAGCGTGTTTTGCTCGGCGCTAACTCTGGCGTTGGCATCAGCATTGGCCACGACTCCGTGGTAGAAGCGGGTCTGTATGTTACGGCCGGCACCCGCGTGCGGGTTTTGGGGCCCAAGAACGACGACGGCGAGGAGACCACGGTGATAGTGAAGGCCAGCGAGCTCTCCGGCGTCCCGAACCTCTTGTTCCGCCGTAATTCAACGTCAGGCGGCGTGGAGGTTCTGCCGCGTCACGGCACCACCGTTGCCCTGAATGAAAGCCTGCATGCCAACTAA
- a CDS encoding molybdopterin-dependent oxidoreductase, translated as MGKRNKATRRQDLHGLGFGALAGVISAGVLFAIAEFMSAFFGSASSPLTSVGSTFIDFTPAWMKNFAIATFGTNDKFVLLLSMGIVAAALSAVAGIVARKKFAAGATMVVAFAVVMAACIITRSGASIADVFPLLLGTVGGILALRFLRQDTSRSASTTTNTPTSTEQTPSRRTFLVRSALVAGAAVVVGFGGTVINGARNTALAVRATLKLPAPKTTAPALPTGVQAPVEGVTPFVTPNDDFYRIDTALAVPDIDPAKWQLRVHGMVEEEFTIGFDELLAQDLIESYVTLTCVSNVVGGNLAGNAKWLGYPLREVLARAKPTAGADMVLSTSIDGFSASTPLPVLQDDRDAILAVGMNGEPLPLEHGFPVRMVVPGLYGFVSATKWVVDLEVTTFAQSAGYWTSRGWNSHGPIKTASRVEVPRALGRVPAGAVPIGGSAWAQTKGISKVEIQIDDGAWQEATLAAEASVDTWRQWSYIWDNAPAGTHKVRVRAYDADGTIQIQDQAPPEPDGSTGWHSITFNVT; from the coding sequence ATGGGAAAGCGCAACAAAGCTACTAGGCGTCAAGACTTGCACGGCCTGGGCTTCGGCGCCCTGGCCGGTGTCATCTCGGCAGGAGTTCTTTTTGCCATCGCCGAATTCATGTCGGCATTCTTTGGCTCCGCATCCTCGCCGCTGACCTCGGTGGGATCCACCTTCATCGACTTCACCCCGGCATGGATGAAGAACTTCGCCATTGCAACCTTCGGCACTAACGACAAGTTCGTCTTGCTCCTCTCAATGGGCATTGTGGCCGCGGCATTGTCCGCCGTCGCCGGGATCGTGGCCCGCAAGAAGTTTGCCGCCGGCGCCACCATGGTGGTGGCCTTCGCCGTTGTCATGGCCGCGTGCATCATCACCCGCTCCGGCGCCTCAATTGCTGACGTCTTCCCCTTGCTGCTGGGCACCGTTGGCGGCATCTTGGCACTGCGCTTCCTGCGCCAGGACACCAGCCGGAGCGCCAGTACGACGACGAACACTCCTACCTCAACCGAGCAGACTCCCAGCCGGCGCACCTTCCTGGTGAGGTCAGCGCTAGTGGCCGGGGCCGCCGTCGTGGTTGGCTTTGGTGGCACTGTCATCAACGGTGCTCGCAACACAGCCCTTGCCGTCCGCGCAACGCTGAAGCTTCCCGCTCCCAAAACCACTGCACCCGCACTGCCCACCGGTGTGCAGGCTCCCGTGGAAGGTGTCACCCCTTTCGTGACACCCAATGATGACTTCTACCGCATCGACACCGCCCTCGCTGTGCCGGACATTGATCCGGCGAAATGGCAGCTGCGCGTGCACGGCATGGTGGAAGAAGAATTCACCATCGGCTTTGATGAGCTGTTGGCACAAGATCTCATCGAGTCCTACGTCACGCTCACCTGTGTATCCAATGTGGTGGGTGGAAATCTGGCCGGCAATGCCAAGTGGCTGGGTTATCCCCTGCGCGAGGTGCTGGCCCGGGCCAAGCCCACGGCAGGTGCCGACATGGTTCTGTCCACCAGCATTGACGGCTTTAGCGCCTCCACTCCCCTGCCAGTGCTGCAGGATGACCGAGATGCCATTTTGGCCGTTGGCATGAACGGCGAGCCACTGCCGCTGGAGCACGGTTTCCCGGTGCGCATGGTGGTTCCGGGTCTGTACGGATTCGTCTCGGCCACCAAGTGGGTGGTTGATCTGGAAGTGACAACCTTTGCCCAGAGTGCCGGGTACTGGACCTCCCGAGGGTGGAACTCCCACGGACCCATTAAGACCGCGTCACGGGTGGAGGTTCCGCGGGCACTAGGCCGGGTTCCTGCCGGCGCAGTCCCCATTGGCGGCAGTGCTTGGGCCCAGACCAAGGGAATTTCCAAGGTTGAGATCCAAATTGACGACGGCGCCTGGCAGGAAGCCACGCTGGCTGCGGAAGCCTCGGTGGACACCTGGCGTCAGTGGTCGTACATCTGGGACAACGCTCCTGCCGGAACTCACAAGGTAAGGGTGCGTGCCTACGATGCGGACGGCACCATCCAAATTCAGGATCAGGCTCCTCCGGAACCAGATGGTTCCACCGGCTGGCACTCCATTACGTTCAACGTGACCTGA
- a CDS encoding anti-sigma factor, translating into MEKQLHLLTGSYALNSLTDGERTAFERHALHDAETLEEVRSLSETAALLAFGLAEETPPPALKNNVMAAIRNTRQLPSSAVVRDISSARSSSARNRGNTTERNRWVPALSAAAALAIFAGVGVGGWAIGQNSSDQESRQQLAASQAQQEAMLTIMNSPDAKIATSQISDGATVTVASSSKANKAAVMVNGMPPAPEGKIYELWFISAAGAVSAGMMDSNREPAMQILTGEMGGATHVGITVEPLGGSEKPTTTPILVQEI; encoded by the coding sequence ATGGAAAAGCAACTGCATTTACTGACCGGCTCCTACGCGTTGAACTCACTGACAGACGGCGAGCGTACTGCCTTTGAACGGCATGCGCTCCACGATGCCGAAACATTAGAAGAGGTCCGCAGTCTCAGCGAGACAGCCGCACTTTTGGCATTCGGTCTCGCCGAAGAGACACCTCCGCCGGCCCTGAAGAACAATGTCATGGCCGCTATCCGCAACACACGCCAACTTCCATCCAGTGCAGTAGTCCGCGATATTTCCTCGGCTCGAAGTTCATCCGCACGTAATCGCGGAAACACTACCGAACGAAACCGCTGGGTGCCAGCGTTGAGCGCGGCAGCAGCCCTGGCCATCTTCGCTGGAGTAGGCGTGGGCGGCTGGGCTATTGGTCAGAATTCCTCTGATCAGGAGTCTAGGCAACAATTGGCAGCTTCCCAGGCACAACAAGAGGCCATGCTGACCATCATGAACTCTCCTGATGCCAAGATTGCTACTTCGCAAATCTCTGATGGAGCTACAGTGACTGTCGCATCCTCCAGCAAGGCAAATAAAGCCGCCGTCATGGTCAATGGAATGCCACCAGCTCCTGAAGGGAAGATCTATGAGCTGTGGTTCATCTCTGCAGCAGGTGCGGTCTCCGCAGGCATGATGGACAGCAACCGAGAGCCTGCCATGCAGATACTTACCGGTGAAATGGGCGGCGCTACGCATGTTGGCATCACCGTAGAACCGCTGGGTGGCTCTGAGAAACCAACCACAACACCAATTTTGGTACAGGAAATCTAG
- the sigK gene encoding ECF RNA polymerase sigma factor SigK, with protein MRLPWMRSVEPLVPPTHEDLIRLVALGDEAAFEELYDAVAPRVYGLVRRVVRDQAQSEEVTQEVFVDVWAQASRFDADRGKAMSWILVIAHRRAVDRVRASQASSDRDLRQGIKEYQESYDDVADTVETQMEAVRVRKALETLTESQREAISLAYYGGYTHQEVAELLKIPVGTVKTRIRDGMIRLRDKLGVA; from the coding sequence ATGCGTTTACCTTGGATGCGGTCCGTTGAACCGTTGGTTCCCCCGACCCATGAGGACTTGATCCGCCTCGTCGCCCTCGGCGACGAGGCGGCCTTCGAAGAACTGTACGATGCCGTAGCCCCGAGAGTTTATGGGCTGGTAAGGCGTGTAGTCCGAGATCAAGCACAGAGCGAGGAAGTCACCCAAGAAGTTTTTGTTGACGTCTGGGCTCAAGCCTCTCGATTCGATGCCGACAGAGGCAAAGCAATGTCCTGGATTCTGGTGATCGCCCACCGCAGAGCCGTAGACAGAGTTCGCGCAAGCCAGGCGAGTTCGGATAGGGATCTTCGTCAGGGAATCAAAGAATACCAAGAGAGTTATGACGACGTCGCAGACACTGTGGAAACGCAGATGGAAGCTGTCAGGGTCCGCAAGGCCCTCGAGACACTCACAGAATCACAACGGGAAGCAATCAGCTTGGCCTACTACGGTGGATACACACACCAAGAAGTGGCCGAGTTACTTAAAATCCCTGTAGGTACTGTAAAAACAAGAATTCGTGATGGCATGATCAGGCTAAGAGATAAGTTAGGGGTGGCGTGA
- a CDS encoding fasciclin domain-containing protein — translation MNTTLKFGTRKTLTMGLGLLAVAALGLTSCSSGDTASSPTSDAPMASAEATMAPSSAAAMDPASDLVGAGCADYAAAVPSGAGSVAGMAADPVTTAASNNPLLKTLTAAVSGQLNKDVNLVDTLNSGEFTVFAPVDDAFAKIPAATIDGLKTDSATLTSILTYHVVPGQLAPSKIDGKHATAEGSTLEVTGSGDNLMVNGAKVICGGVKTANATVYLIDTVLMPPAKK, via the coding sequence ATGAACACCACCTTGAAGTTTGGAACCCGTAAGACCCTCACCATGGGCCTTGGCCTCTTGGCTGTAGCAGCTTTGGGCTTGACCTCCTGCAGTTCAGGCGACACCGCGTCCAGCCCCACCTCCGACGCTCCGATGGCTTCCGCCGAAGCAACCATGGCTCCGAGCTCCGCAGCCGCCATGGACCCGGCCTCAGACTTGGTTGGTGCTGGCTGCGCCGACTACGCTGCAGCCGTTCCCAGTGGTGCAGGCTCAGTAGCCGGCATGGCCGCTGACCCGGTGACCACCGCGGCATCCAACAACCCGCTGCTGAAGACCCTCACCGCCGCGGTTTCAGGCCAGCTGAACAAGGACGTCAACCTGGTTGACACACTGAACTCCGGTGAATTCACCGTCTTCGCTCCCGTCGACGACGCCTTCGCCAAGATCCCGGCAGCCACCATCGACGGTCTCAAGACTGACTCCGCCACGTTGACGTCAATCCTGACGTACCACGTCGTCCCCGGCCAGCTCGCCCCGAGCAAGATCGATGGCAAGCACGCAACGGCCGAGGGAAGCACCTTGGAGGTCACCGGCAGTGGAGACAACCTGATGGTCAACGGCGCTAAGGTCATCTGCGGTGGCGTCAAGACCGCCAATGCAACTGTGTACCTGATCGACACCGTGCTGATGCCGCCGGCAAAGAAGTAG
- the dapE gene encoding succinyl-diaminopimelate desuccinylase: MTAPSSSAAQPDSQLSPASGGAAQGGPSAVALDLHQDVAQLTAALMDIESVSANELAIADALEVALRALPHLSVTRNGDSIVARTELGRAERVILAGHLDTVPLPTMPGSRGTVPSSWDGDVLYGRGATDMKGGVAVQLALAATMPEPTKDITFIFYDHEEVAAVKSGLGRLVRENRELLDADFGILLEPTNGTVEGGCNGTIRFEATTRGKAAHSARAWMGENAIHAAAPILARLAAYEPATVSVNGLDYRESLNAVKVHGGTAGNVIPDQCVVEINYRFAPDKTPAQAEEHVRGLLEGFDLVRTDFSAGARPGLNAPAAASFVAAVGREPLPKYGWTDVARLSEMGIPAVNFGPGDALLAHSDNEHVHADAIRECLAALTRWLG; this comes from the coding sequence ATGACCGCTCCCAGCAGTTCCGCAGCTCAGCCCGATTCTCAGCTATCGCCCGCTTCAGGTGGCGCCGCACAAGGCGGGCCGAGCGCCGTCGCGCTTGATCTGCATCAGGACGTGGCGCAGCTGACGGCGGCACTGATGGATATTGAAAGTGTCTCCGCCAATGAGCTGGCCATTGCAGATGCGCTCGAGGTGGCTCTGCGGGCGCTGCCGCACCTGAGCGTGACGCGCAATGGGGATTCAATTGTGGCCCGTACCGAGCTGGGGCGTGCCGAGCGCGTCATCCTGGCCGGGCATCTGGACACCGTGCCGCTGCCCACTATGCCCGGTTCGCGCGGCACGGTCCCGAGCAGCTGGGACGGCGATGTGCTGTACGGCCGCGGCGCCACGGACATGAAGGGTGGAGTTGCAGTGCAGCTGGCTCTGGCTGCCACGATGCCCGAGCCCACCAAAGACATCACCTTCATCTTCTACGACCACGAGGAAGTAGCCGCGGTCAAAAGCGGTCTGGGACGCCTCGTGCGGGAAAATCGAGAACTGCTCGACGCCGATTTCGGCATCTTGCTGGAACCCACCAACGGAACAGTGGAGGGTGGTTGCAACGGCACCATCCGCTTCGAGGCAACCACGCGTGGCAAGGCGGCGCATTCGGCGAGGGCTTGGATGGGGGAGAACGCCATTCACGCAGCGGCTCCGATTCTTGCCCGGCTCGCGGCCTATGAGCCAGCCACTGTGTCCGTGAACGGTTTGGATTACCGCGAATCCCTCAACGCTGTAAAGGTTCACGGCGGCACGGCCGGCAATGTCATTCCAGATCAGTGCGTGGTGGAAATCAATTACCGATTCGCCCCCGATAAGACCCCGGCGCAGGCCGAAGAGCACGTGCGCGGGTTGTTGGAGGGCTTCGATTTGGTGCGGACGGACTTCTCCGCAGGCGCCCGTCCAGGACTCAACGCGCCGGCCGCTGCCTCCTTTGTGGCAGCCGTGGGCCGCGAGCCACTGCCCAAGTACGGCTGGACAGACGTTGCCCGCCTCAGCGAAATGGGAATCCCGGCCGTCAACTTTGGCCCAGGCGATGCCCTGCTGGCCCATAGCGATAACGAGCACGTCCACGCCGACGCAATCCGGGAGTGCCTGGCAGCGTTGACCCGCTGGCTGGGCTAA
- a CDS encoding amino acid ABC transporter permease, which translates to MSSVLFDVPGPKARTRNVYLNIATAVVVVGIIAFILFRFYESGQFTAKKWEIFTFPRVQQTFLTAIGATLKAFAVGAVGSLVLGIILAFGRLANAKWVRIPCYWFTEVFRAVPLLILMMIMYYGLPSAGVKGITPFIAVVVGLILYNGSVLAEVFRAGIESLPKGQREAGLAIGLSNGQVLRTILLPQAVRAMLPVIIAQLVVIMKDTALGFLITYNEIMQYAGFLGSQGQYGSPMVPALMVAAVIYVGLCLILSGIAKFTEFKMSSRVKVVKAKAGIAG; encoded by the coding sequence ATGAGCTCGGTACTTTTCGATGTGCCCGGCCCTAAGGCACGTACACGCAATGTTTACCTGAACATCGCCACAGCTGTTGTGGTGGTCGGCATCATTGCCTTCATCCTGTTCAGGTTCTACGAATCAGGCCAGTTCACGGCAAAGAAATGGGAAATATTCACCTTCCCGCGGGTTCAGCAAACGTTCCTGACGGCGATCGGTGCCACGCTGAAGGCCTTCGCCGTGGGCGCCGTCGGCAGTCTGGTACTCGGCATCATTCTGGCCTTCGGCCGCCTCGCCAACGCCAAGTGGGTTCGGATCCCGTGCTACTGGTTCACCGAAGTATTCCGGGCAGTCCCGCTGCTGATCCTCATGATGATCATGTATTACGGCCTCCCCTCGGCTGGCGTCAAGGGCATCACGCCCTTCATCGCCGTCGTGGTCGGTTTGATTCTCTACAACGGATCGGTCCTCGCCGAGGTGTTCCGTGCTGGCATTGAGTCGCTGCCCAAGGGACAGCGCGAGGCCGGGCTTGCCATTGGCCTGTCCAACGGCCAGGTCCTGCGTACCATTTTGCTGCCGCAGGCCGTCCGGGCCATGCTGCCGGTCATCATTGCTCAGCTGGTGGTCATCATGAAGGACACCGCACTTGGCTTCCTGATCACATACAACGAGATCATGCAGTACGCCGGCTTCCTCGGCTCTCAGGGCCAGTATGGTTCACCCATGGTGCCGGCCCTCATGGTCGCGGCAGTCATCTATGTGGGCCTGTGCCTGATCCTCTCCGGCATTGCCAAGTTCACCGAGTTCAAGATGTCCTCACGGGTGAAGGTGGTCAAGGCCAAGGCCGGCATCGCTGGCTAA
- a CDS encoding amino acid ABC transporter permease, translated as MNVLFDNSQLFIDGFKTTGILFVFSAFFALILGTIVAGMRVSPAPAMRAAGTLYVNAVRNTPLTLVLAFFALGYPKLDLPAINYTVAAIIGLSLYTATYVSEAIRSGINTVSVGQSEAARAIGLPFIQTLSLIVLPQAFRSVVPPLFSVFIALLKNTTVAAGFGVLEAGSIRSTLSDLGEPLLPGLLWVALIFVVLVLGILTPLQRYLEKKWKVAR; from the coding sequence GTGAATGTACTTTTTGACAACAGTCAACTGTTCATCGACGGATTCAAGACCACTGGAATCCTGTTTGTCTTTTCCGCCTTTTTTGCCCTGATCCTTGGCACCATTGTTGCCGGCATGCGCGTCTCCCCCGCGCCGGCGATGCGGGCCGCAGGAACCCTGTACGTCAACGCCGTGCGGAATACACCGTTGACGCTGGTGCTGGCGTTCTTTGCCTTGGGCTACCCGAAGCTTGACCTGCCCGCGATCAACTACACGGTCGCTGCAATCATCGGCCTGTCCCTCTACACGGCTACATATGTTTCCGAGGCCATCCGCTCCGGCATCAACACGGTGTCCGTGGGTCAGTCCGAAGCGGCCCGTGCCATTGGGCTGCCCTTTATACAGACCTTGTCCTTGATCGTGCTGCCGCAGGCGTTCCGTTCGGTGGTTCCGCCACTTTTCAGCGTGTTTATCGCACTGCTGAAGAACACCACTGTCGCCGCCGGGTTCGGTGTTCTGGAAGCAGGCTCCATCCGCTCAACCCTCAGTGACCTCGGCGAACCGCTGCTTCCGGGTTTGCTGTGGGTTGCCCTGATCTTCGTTGTGCTGGTCTTGGGCATCCTGACACCGTTGCAGCGCTACCTTGAGAAGAAATGGAAGGTGGCGCGATGA
- a CDS encoding glutamate ABC transporter substrate-binding protein — translation MTGCGGGGTTGGDTAGAGGGDAAGLTFEVAKDVALTGSPTFDKIKSAGKIRIGVKEDQPGLGFLDAATGERSGFDIEIARWMAASLGVAADKIDFKAIPSANRESALANGDVDLYVGTYSINDKRKKLVDFAGPYFVTGQGLLVAKDNTTIKSEKDLDGKKVCSATGSTPFQNIKDNFPKADPVAFDIYSKCVEALTSGSVDAVTTDQAILLGFASQDPDKLKVVGEPFTVENYGIGLPLGDTALRTFLNTTLTDGNATWTKIFDATLGKSGTKVEQPKVDQY, via the coding sequence ATGACAGGTTGTGGCGGCGGTGGCACTACCGGCGGGGATACTGCAGGCGCTGGCGGCGGCGACGCTGCCGGGCTGACCTTTGAGGTCGCCAAAGACGTAGCCCTGACCGGCAGCCCCACCTTTGACAAGATCAAGTCCGCCGGCAAAATCCGCATCGGTGTCAAGGAAGACCAGCCCGGTCTGGGGTTCCTCGACGCAGCCACGGGTGAGCGCAGCGGCTTCGACATTGAAATTGCCCGCTGGATGGCAGCCTCCTTGGGCGTCGCCGCGGACAAGATTGATTTCAAGGCCATCCCTTCAGCCAACCGCGAGTCCGCATTGGCCAATGGCGACGTTGACCTCTACGTCGGTACTTACTCCATCAACGACAAGCGCAAGAAGCTCGTAGACTTCGCCGGACCGTACTTCGTCACGGGCCAGGGCCTGCTGGTGGCTAAGGACAACACCACCATCAAGAGTGAGAAGGACTTGGACGGCAAGAAGGTGTGCTCTGCCACGGGTTCAACACCGTTCCAGAACATCAAGGACAACTTCCCGAAGGCAGATCCGGTCGCCTTCGACATTTACTCCAAGTGTGTTGAAGCACTGACCAGCGGATCCGTTGATGCGGTGACCACCGACCAGGCCATCCTGCTGGGCTTTGCTTCACAGGACCCGGACAAGCTCAAGGTGGTTGGTGAGCCGTTTACTGTGGAGAACTACGGTATCGGTCTGCCGCTGGGCGATACCGCCCTGCGCACCTTCCTGAACACCACGCTGACCGACGGCAACGCCACATGGACCAAGATCTTCGACGCCACACTGGGCAAGTCGGGTACCAAGGTTGAACAGCCCAAGGTTGACCAGTACTAA